The Astatotilapia calliptera chromosome 2, fAstCal1.2, whole genome shotgun sequence genome includes a window with the following:
- the mid1ip1l gene encoding mid1-interacting protein 1-like — MMQISSDSVGNKHSLINVMHRFIAATNNMDETIMVPSLLRDMPLDEQQANNNNEPPCSNKQRDMYEHYLLLKSIKNDMEWGLLKREVSSGASFLEMAVKQEEQQAVKGDIHVDDNADLQHQFHYHLRGLFGVLSKLTMQADHLTNRYKREIGGGNFMR, encoded by the coding sequence ATGATGCAGATCAGCAGCGACTCCGTCGGCAACAAGCACTCCCTCATTAACGTCATGCACCGCTTCATAGCGGCCACCAACAACATGGACGAGACCATCATGGTGCCGAGCCTGCTGCGAGACATGCCGCTGGACGAGCAGCAGgctaacaacaacaacgaacCGCCGTGCAGCAACAAGCAGAGGGACATGTACGAGCATTACCTGCTGCTCAAGTCCATAAAGAACGACATGGAGTGGGGCCTGCTGAAGAGGGAGGTGAGCAGCGGTGCCAGCTTCCTAGAGATGGCGGTGAAGCAGGAAGAGCAGCAGGCGGTGAAGGGAGACATACACGTGGATGACAACGCTGACCTGCAGCATCAGTTTCATTATCACCTCAGAGGACTGTTTGGCGTGCTGTCCAAGCTGACCATGCAGGCAGACCACCTCACCAACAGGTACAAGAGGGAAATTGGAGGAGGAAACTTCATGAGATAG